In the genome of Amaranthus tricolor cultivar Red isolate AtriRed21 chromosome 15, ASM2621246v1, whole genome shotgun sequence, one region contains:
- the LOC130800762 gene encoding heavy metal-associated isoprenylated plant protein 41-like codes for MNKQMLCINNQEDEDIENWVNYSYTSFHQILLVGEGDFSFSLSLAHNLGSASNIVATSLDSYGSLTKKYKKARSNLVKLQKLGAFLLHEVDATKMKLHTDLKMRKFDRIIFNFPHAGFHGREDNPLIIKKHRRLVHDFFHNARGMLRLNGEIHVNHKTSAPFCNWNLEELASQNSLVLFDCVPFRIENYPGYNNKRGDSWRCDEPFPLGECSTFKFIFSPGSRDRHRSGWHASGLGMARHDTQSYGLGLWQGQDVLNLVRRVLCARQPTFSHENMTRQTWRVPTQNTEHPTPTYRPVQTLPN; via the exons atgaataaacaaatgtTATGTATAAACAATCAAGAGGATGAAGATATCGAGAATTGGGTGAATTACAGTTATACATCCTTTCATCAAATACTGCTTGTGGGTGAAGGAGACTTCTCTTTTTCATTGTCTTTGGCTCACAATTTGGGTTCTGCCTCCAATATTGTTGCTACTTCTCTTGACTCTTATG GTTCTTTAACAAAGAAGTACAAGAAAgcaagatcaaacttggttaaGCTGCAGAAGCTAGGAGCCTTCCTTTTACACGAGGTCGATGCAACTAAAATGAAGCTTCACACTGATCTCAAGATGAGGAAGTTTGATCGCATTATCTTCAACTTTCCTCATGCCGGCTTTCATGGAAGGGAAGATAATCCGCTTATTATTAA AAAGCATAGGAGGCTTGTGCATGACTTTTTCCACAATGCAAGGGGTATGCTGCGACTTAATGGTGAAATTCATGTTAACCATAAAACATCGGCCCCATTTTGTAACTGGAATCTCGAGGAGCTTGCTTCTCAGAACTCGCTTGTACTTTTTGACTGTGTACCCTTTCGTATTGAGAACTATCCGGGTTATAACAACAAGAGAGGGGATAGCTGGAGGTGTGACGAGCCTTTTCCTTTGGGAGAATGCAGcactttcaaattcattttctCACCTGGGTCTAGAGATAGGCACAGGTCGGGTTGGCATGCAAGTGGCTTGGGCATGGCGCGGCATGATACACAAAGCTATGGGTTAGGGCTGTGGCAGGGACAAGATGTTTTGAATTTGGTACGGCGTGTGCTTTGTGCCAGGCAGCCCACTTTTTCGCATGAAAACATGACCCGCCAGACATGGCGCGTTCCGACACAAAACACAGAACATCCTACCCCAACCTACCGGCCTGTTCAAACACTGCCTAACTAA
- the LOC130800945 gene encoding uncharacterized protein At4g26485-like, protein MLRNWTLPQEQNPASTTIGSLSSLNYNSVTIQKETKETSWEMRPNTRGNMEGEKWIKHYSSKQKILLIGEGDFSFALSLATAFGNATNIVATSIDSPDMLQMRYAKAKSNLDLLEAYGCNLVYGVDAHTMHKHRALQNQTFDRIVFNFPHAELFLREHKLNSLYLDSKFIMKKKTEKGKERKERGEVGKGLKKGKKGEK, encoded by the exons ATGTTGAGAAATTGGACTCTGCCACAAGAACAGAATCCTGCTAGTACCACTATTGGCTCCCTCTCCAG TCTAAACTACAATAGTGTGACTATACAGAAAGAAACTAAAGAGACTTCTTGGGAGATGAGGCCTAATACAA GAGGGAATATGGAgggtgaaaaatggataaaacatTACAGTAGTAAGCAGAAAATACTGTTAATCGGGGAAGGAGATTTCTCCTTTGCACTTAGTCTTGCTACTGCTTTTGGAAATGCTACCAATATCGTGGCTACTTCCATAGATTCCCCAG ATATGCTGCAGATGAGGTATGCAAAGGCGAAGAGCAACCTTGACCTTCTTGAGGCGTACGGATGCAATCTGGTGTATGGAGTCGATGCACATACCATGCATAAACATCGTGCCTTGCAAAATCAAACTTTTGATagaattgttttcaattttccaCATGCAGAACTGTTTTTACGTGAACACA AGTTAAATTCATTATATTTGGATAGcaaatttataatgaaaaaaaagacTGAGAAAGGGAAGGAAAGGAAAGAAAGGGGAGAAGTGGGGAAAGGACtcaaaaaaggaaagaaagggGAGAAGTGA
- the LOC130800763 gene encoding heavy metal-associated isoprenylated plant protein 41-like isoform X1, which produces MNKQMLCINNQEDEDIENWVNYSYTSFHQILLVGEGDFSFSLSLAHNLGSASNIVATSLDSYGSLTKKYKKARSNLVKLQKLGAFLLHEVDATKMKLHTDLKMRKFDRIIFNFPHAGFHGREDNPLIIKKHRRLVHDFFHNARGMLRLNGEIHVNHKTSAPFCNWNLEELASQNSLVLFDCVPFRIENYPGYNNKRGDSWRCDEPFPLGECSTFKFIFSPGSRDRHRSGWHASGLGMARHDTQSYGLGLWQGQDVLNLVRRVLCARQPTFSHENMTRQTWRVPTQNTEHPAPTYRPVQTLPDFPTQSTAHLGPPFRPVQTLPDVSTQNAAHPTPPYRMFRYKSQHTLSHITVSLKYGLISRHETQHIPPHTTVSPRCGLMFQHKTSKSPPTSLSHSNTACS; this is translated from the exons atgaataaacaaatgtTATGTATAAACAATCAAGAGGATGAAGATATCGAGAATTGGGTGAATTACAGTTATACATCCTTTCATCAAATACTGCTTGTGGGTGAAGGAGACTTCTCTTTTTCATTGTCTTTGGCTCACAATTTGGGTTCTGCCTCCAATATTGTTGCTACTTCTCTTGACTCTTATG GTTCTTTAACAAAGAAGTACAAGAAAgcaagatcaaacttggttaaGCTGCAGAAGCTAGGAGCCTTCCTTTTACACGAGGTCGATGCAACTAAAATGAAGCTTCACACTGATCTCAAGATGAGGAAGTTTGATCGCATTATCTTCAACTTTCCTCATGCCGGCTTTCATGGAAGGGAAGATAATCCGCTTATTATTAA AAAGCATAGGAGGCTTGTGCATGACTTTTTCCACAATGCAAGGGGTATGCTGCGACTTAATGGTGAAATTCATGTTAACCATAAAACATCGGCCCCATTTTGTAACTGGAATCTCGAGGAGCTTGCTTCTCAGAACTCGCTTGTACTTTTTGACTGTGTACCCTTTCGTATTGAGAACTATCCGGGTTATAACAACAAGAGAGGGGATAGCTGGAGGTGTGACGAGCCTTTTCCTTTGGGAGAATGCAGcactttcaaattcattttctCACCTGGGTCTAGAGATAGGCACAGGTCGGGTTGGCATGCAAGTGGCTTGGGCATGGCGCGGCATGATACACAAAGCTATGGGTTAGGGCTGTGGCAGGGACAAGATGTTTTGAATTTGGTACGGCGTGTGCTTTGTGCCAGGCAGCCCACTTTTTCGCATGAAAACATGACCCGCCAGACATGGCGCGTTCCGACACAAAACACAGAACATCCTGCCCCAACCTACCGGCCTGTTCAAACACTGCCTGACTTTCCGACACAAAGCACAGCGCATCTTGGCCCTCCCTTCCGGCCTGTTCAAACACTGCCTGATGTCTCGACACAAAACGCAGCACATCCCACCCCACCCTACAGGATGTTCCGATACAAATCACAGCACACCCTGTCACACATTACAGTCTCTCTCAAATACGGCCTGATTTCCCGACACGAAACACAGCACATCCCACCGCACACTACAGTCTCTCCCAGATGCGGTCTGATGTTCCAACACAAAACCAGCAAATCCCCTCCCACGTCACTGTCTCACTCAAACACGGCCTGCAGCTAG
- the LOC130800763 gene encoding uncharacterized protein LOC130800763 isoform X2, with product MKLHTDLKMRKFDRIIFNFPHAGFHGREDNPLIIKKHRRLVHDFFHNARGMLRLNGEIHVNHKTSAPFCNWNLEELASQNSLVLFDCVPFRIENYPGYNNKRGDSWRCDEPFPLGECSTFKFIFSPGSRDRHRSGWHASGLGMARHDTQSYGLGLWQGQDVLNLVRRVLCARQPTFSHENMTRQTWRVPTQNTEHPAPTYRPVQTLPDFPTQSTAHLGPPFRPVQTLPDVSTQNAAHPTPPYRMFRYKSQHTLSHITVSLKYGLISRHETQHIPPHTTVSPRCGLMFQHKTSKSPPTSLSHSNTACS from the exons ATGAAGCTTCACACTGATCTCAAGATGAGGAAGTTTGATCGCATTATCTTCAACTTTCCTCATGCCGGCTTTCATGGAAGGGAAGATAATCCGCTTATTATTAA AAAGCATAGGAGGCTTGTGCATGACTTTTTCCACAATGCAAGGGGTATGCTGCGACTTAATGGTGAAATTCATGTTAACCATAAAACATCGGCCCCATTTTGTAACTGGAATCTCGAGGAGCTTGCTTCTCAGAACTCGCTTGTACTTTTTGACTGTGTACCCTTTCGTATTGAGAACTATCCGGGTTATAACAACAAGAGAGGGGATAGCTGGAGGTGTGACGAGCCTTTTCCTTTGGGAGAATGCAGcactttcaaattcattttctCACCTGGGTCTAGAGATAGGCACAGGTCGGGTTGGCATGCAAGTGGCTTGGGCATGGCGCGGCATGATACACAAAGCTATGGGTTAGGGCTGTGGCAGGGACAAGATGTTTTGAATTTGGTACGGCGTGTGCTTTGTGCCAGGCAGCCCACTTTTTCGCATGAAAACATGACCCGCCAGACATGGCGCGTTCCGACACAAAACACAGAACATCCTGCCCCAACCTACCGGCCTGTTCAAACACTGCCTGACTTTCCGACACAAAGCACAGCGCATCTTGGCCCTCCCTTCCGGCCTGTTCAAACACTGCCTGATGTCTCGACACAAAACGCAGCACATCCCACCCCACCCTACAGGATGTTCCGATACAAATCACAGCACACCCTGTCACACATTACAGTCTCTCTCAAATACGGCCTGATTTCCCGACACGAAACACAGCACATCCCACCGCACACTACAGTCTCTCCCAGATGCGGTCTGATGTTCCAACACAAAACCAGCAAATCCCCTCCCACGTCACTGTCTCACTCAAACACGGCCTGCAGCTAG
- the LOC130800763 gene encoding heavy metal-associated isoprenylated plant protein 41-like isoform X3 yields the protein MNKQMLCINNQEDEDIENWVNYSYTSFHQILLVGEGDFSFSLSLAHNLGSASNIVATSLDSYGSLTKKYKKARSNLVKLQKLGAFLLHEVDATKMKLHTDLKMRKFDRIIFNFPHAGFHGREDNPLIIK from the exons atgaataaacaaatgtTATGTATAAACAATCAAGAGGATGAAGATATCGAGAATTGGGTGAATTACAGTTATACATCCTTTCATCAAATACTGCTTGTGGGTGAAGGAGACTTCTCTTTTTCATTGTCTTTGGCTCACAATTTGGGTTCTGCCTCCAATATTGTTGCTACTTCTCTTGACTCTTATG GTTCTTTAACAAAGAAGTACAAGAAAgcaagatcaaacttggttaaGCTGCAGAAGCTAGGAGCCTTCCTTTTACACGAGGTCGATGCAACTAAAATGAAGCTTCACACTGATCTCAAGATGAGGAAGTTTGATCGCATTATCTTCAACTTTCCTCATGCCGGCTTTCATGGAAGGGAAGATAATCCGCTTATTATTAAGTAA
- the LOC130800764 gene encoding eyes absent homolog isoform X1, translating to MSESREIESTSESEKCVTENSSGRKKIICIWDMDETLILLKSLLDGTYAAAFSGVKDVQKGVDIGKMWEKYILDVCDEYFFYEQIESFNEPVIDALSPYDDGLDLSDYDFSQDNIGPPKDDHNKRKLAYRHRIIAQKYKQGLHSIFDEKKREPWNDLYEMTDSYTDRWLSSARNLLQNCSSDNEGTSTDGTEFQCINVLVTAGSLIPSLVKCLLFKLDSLIICENVYSSWDVGKLRCFLWIKERFNWPNVQFCVIGDGWEECEAAEFLRWPFVKIDLKPDGFHRFPGLTQKTIGHYLSVVYGDSKAETEDQDTTSNVT from the exons ATGAGCGAGTCTAGGGAAATTGAATCAACTAGTGAATCTGAGAAATGTGTTACTGAAAATAGCTCCGGTCGAAAAAAGATCATCTGCATATGGGACATGGATGAGACACTTATATTGCTGAAATCATTGTTGGATGGAACATATGCTGCGGCATTCAGTGGCGTAAAGGATGTACAGAAGGGAGTTGATATTGGAAAGATGTGGGAAAAATATATTCTTGATGTTTGTGATGAATATTTCTTTTACGAACAA ATAGAAAGCTTCAATGAGCCAGTGATTGATGCTTTAAGTCCATACGATGATGGGCTTGATCTCTCTGATTATGATTTTAGCCAAGACAACATTGGTCCTCCAAAAGATGACCATAACAAAAGAAAACTTGCATATCGCCATAGGATCATAGCCCAGAAATATAAACAG GGTTTGCATTCCATATTTGACGAGAAGAAACGTGAACCATGGAATGATCTGTATGAGATGACTGATAGTTACACTGACAGATGGCTTTCCTCTG CGCGGAACTTGCTACAGAATTGCTCGAGTGATAATGAAGGGACATCTACTGATGGTACAGAGTTccaatgcattaatgttttagtGACTGCTGGATCATTGATACCAAGCCTTGTCAAGTGCTTACTCTTTAAACTGGATAGCTTGATAATCTGTGAAAATG TGTATAGCTCATGGGATGTAGGAAAGCTTCGTTGTTTCTTGTGGATCAAGGAGCGTTTCAATTGGCCCAACGTCCAGTTCTGTGTGATCGGGGATGGGTGGGAAGAGTGTGAAGCTGCAGAGTTTCTGAGATGGCCTTTCGTGAAAATTGACCTGAAACCAGATGGCTTCCACAGGTTTCCCGGCCTCACTCAAAAAACGATCGGCCACTATCTATCTGTTGTTTATGGAGATTCTAAAGCTGAAACTGAAGATCAAGACACCACTTCTAATGTGACATAG
- the LOC130800764 gene encoding eyes absent homolog isoform X2, which yields MDETLILLKSLLDGTYAAAFSGVKDVQKGVDIGKMWEKYILDVCDEYFFYEQIESFNEPVIDALSPYDDGLDLSDYDFSQDNIGPPKDDHNKRKLAYRHRIIAQKYKQGLHSIFDEKKREPWNDLYEMTDSYTDRWLSSARNLLQNCSSDNEGTSTDGTEFQCINVLVTAGSLIPSLVKCLLFKLDSLIICENVYSSWDVGKLRCFLWIKERFNWPNVQFCVIGDGWEECEAAEFLRWPFVKIDLKPDGFHRFPGLTQKTIGHYLSVVYGDSKAETEDQDTTSNVT from the exons ATGGATGAGACACTTATATTGCTGAAATCATTGTTGGATGGAACATATGCTGCGGCATTCAGTGGCGTAAAGGATGTACAGAAGGGAGTTGATATTGGAAAGATGTGGGAAAAATATATTCTTGATGTTTGTGATGAATATTTCTTTTACGAACAA ATAGAAAGCTTCAATGAGCCAGTGATTGATGCTTTAAGTCCATACGATGATGGGCTTGATCTCTCTGATTATGATTTTAGCCAAGACAACATTGGTCCTCCAAAAGATGACCATAACAAAAGAAAACTTGCATATCGCCATAGGATCATAGCCCAGAAATATAAACAG GGTTTGCATTCCATATTTGACGAGAAGAAACGTGAACCATGGAATGATCTGTATGAGATGACTGATAGTTACACTGACAGATGGCTTTCCTCTG CGCGGAACTTGCTACAGAATTGCTCGAGTGATAATGAAGGGACATCTACTGATGGTACAGAGTTccaatgcattaatgttttagtGACTGCTGGATCATTGATACCAAGCCTTGTCAAGTGCTTACTCTTTAAACTGGATAGCTTGATAATCTGTGAAAATG TGTATAGCTCATGGGATGTAGGAAAGCTTCGTTGTTTCTTGTGGATCAAGGAGCGTTTCAATTGGCCCAACGTCCAGTTCTGTGTGATCGGGGATGGGTGGGAAGAGTGTGAAGCTGCAGAGTTTCTGAGATGGCCTTTCGTGAAAATTGACCTGAAACCAGATGGCTTCCACAGGTTTCCCGGCCTCACTCAAAAAACGATCGGCCACTATCTATCTGTTGTTTATGGAGATTCTAAAGCTGAAACTGAAGATCAAGACACCACTTCTAATGTGACATAG